The Virgibacillus dokdonensis genome includes a window with the following:
- a CDS encoding low molecular weight protein-tyrosine-phosphatase: MIRVMFVCLGNICRSPMAEAIFVNLIQKEGLTDQIEVESAGTGAWHIGKPPHKETIAILKKYEIPTNGLVAQQITSKDKGKADYFIAMDEENKQDLLRMFGENGKVRIAKLMDFVEHTKEENVPDPYFTGNFSYTYELVAEGCYQLLQYLKQKHAIQ, encoded by the coding sequence ATGATACGGGTCATGTTTGTTTGTCTTGGTAATATTTGCCGCTCGCCAATGGCTGAAGCTATTTTTGTTAATTTAATACAAAAAGAAGGATTAACAGACCAAATTGAGGTGGAATCTGCCGGAACTGGTGCATGGCATATTGGCAAACCACCCCATAAAGAAACGATAGCGATTTTAAAAAAGTATGAGATTCCAACGAATGGATTAGTTGCTCAACAAATAACATCAAAAGATAAAGGTAAAGCGGATTATTTCATTGCTATGGACGAGGAAAACAAACAAGATTTATTGCGGATGTTTGGAGAAAACGGTAAAGTACGAATAGCAAAATTAATGGATTTTGTGGAGCATACCAAAGAAGAAAATGTGCCTGACCCTTATTTTACAGGTAATTTTTCATATACATATGAATTGGTAGCTGAAGGGTGTTATCAACTCTTACAATATTTAAAACAAAAACATGCGATACAATAA
- a CDS encoding YtxH domain-containing protein produces the protein MMGKRKLVTGVVLGATAGGLISLLDKETRVYAKEKLASAKSGASYMLKNPSETIHTVRTNFDKLNQAFTKGAENTINALNEAETTLEKVTNKRKTDRIE, from the coding sequence ATGATGGGAAAAAGAAAATTAGTTACAGGAGTCGTACTAGGGGCAACAGCAGGTGGATTAATTAGTCTTTTAGATAAAGAAACAAGAGTTTATGCAAAAGAAAAACTTGCATCCGCAAAATCTGGTGCAAGCTACATGTTAAAAAATCCGTCTGAGACGATCCACACAGTGCGGACTAATTTTGATAAATTAAATCAAGCATTTACAAAAGGTGCTGAGAATACAATTAATGCTTTGAACGAAGCGGAAACAACACTTGAAAAAGTAACGAATAAAAGGAAAACGGACCGAATAGAATAA
- a CDS encoding CAP domain-containing protein, which yields MFKKVAATVALSSALLFGGTFSASADTVSKETSPYQIYKVYYSINGNWQSFSENNINQLLQKYMSNMQRYGKKIDWNNVHIEKQEANKENADQAADKQDKKEANQSAPEQPKQVEQKPKEQTPAEQPTEKPEQQKPVQQEKPSNQQVQEKEKQEPSQTDKSELSQFEQEVVDLTNQERAKQGLPALKVDTELSKVARAKSKDMAANGYFAHNSPTYGSPFDMMKQFGISYSTAGENIAKGQRSPQEVVNAWMNSQGHRENIMNAKFTHIGVGYVEQGNHWTQQFIGK from the coding sequence ATGTTTAAGAAAGTAGCTGCAACCGTAGCTTTATCATCAGCCTTATTATTTGGGGGAACTTTTTCAGCCTCAGCAGATACCGTCTCTAAAGAAACTTCACCATATCAGATATACAAAGTCTATTATTCTATAAATGGTAATTGGCAAAGCTTTTCTGAAAATAATATAAATCAATTGCTTCAGAAGTATATGAGTAATATGCAACGTTATGGAAAAAAGATAGATTGGAATAATGTTCATATAGAAAAACAAGAAGCTAACAAGGAAAATGCTGATCAAGCAGCAGATAAGCAAGATAAAAAAGAAGCGAATCAATCAGCGCCAGAACAACCAAAGCAAGTAGAACAGAAACCAAAAGAACAAACACCTGCAGAACAACCTACAGAGAAGCCTGAACAACAAAAACCTGTACAACAAGAAAAACCAAGTAATCAACAAGTGCAAGAGAAAGAGAAGCAAGAGCCTTCTCAAACAGATAAAAGCGAGTTAAGTCAATTTGAGCAGGAAGTTGTTGATTTAACGAATCAAGAAAGAGCAAAACAAGGTTTGCCTGCACTAAAAGTAGATACAGAGCTTAGCAAAGTGGCACGTGCAAAATCTAAAGATATGGCAGCAAATGGATATTTTGCTCATAATAGCCCAACATACGGTTCTCCATTTGATATGATGAAACAATTTGGCATTAGCTACTCAACAGCAGGAGAAAACATTGCAAAAGGGCAGCGTAGCCCGCAAGAAGTAGTCAATGCTTGGATGAATAGTCAAGGGCACCGTGAAAATATTATGAATGCTAAGTTTACGCATATCGGTGTTGGTTATGTAGAGCAAGGCAACCATTGGACACAACAGTTTATTGGTAAATAA
- a CDS encoding glutaminase, with the protein MVQGTANWNTEITKEWLQSYVDDWVQFYKKETKEGKVASYIPVLKKADPNLLGITIIGKDGMMIQSGDVGTPFTIQSISKIFSFIVACMERGVSYVLDRVDVEPTGEAFNSIMHLEMRKLKKPFNPFINAGAITVTSLLNGKSSEEKLEPIFQLFTKILGYRPRINEDVYVSERETSVRNRAIGYYLIELGYLESALDLTLDTYFKQCSIEVTTEDLAKLGLVLANDGIDPQTAEEIIPRNVVRLAKALMLTCGMYDASGKFAAYVGIPAKSGVSGGIIATAPPRVRKETLPFIEGCGIGVYGPALDDKGNSIAGIKLLKHIATKWDLSVF; encoded by the coding sequence ATGGTGCAAGGTACGGCAAATTGGAATACAGAAATTACGAAAGAATGGTTACAATCCTATGTAGATGACTGGGTGCAATTTTACAAGAAAGAGACAAAAGAAGGGAAAGTTGCTTCTTATATTCCAGTGTTAAAAAAAGCTGATCCAAATCTTTTAGGAATTACTATCATTGGCAAAGACGGGATGATGATTCAATCTGGAGATGTTGGCACCCCATTTACCATTCAAAGCATTTCCAAAATATTTAGTTTTATAGTAGCTTGTATGGAAAGAGGAGTATCTTATGTGCTCGATCGAGTGGATGTGGAACCGACAGGAGAGGCATTTAATTCTATCATGCACCTAGAGATGCGTAAATTAAAGAAACCATTTAATCCATTTATTAATGCGGGAGCAATTACAGTAACGTCATTATTGAATGGAAAAAGTTCAGAAGAAAAATTAGAACCTATATTTCAGTTGTTTACCAAAATTCTCGGTTACAGACCGCGCATAAATGAAGACGTCTATGTATCCGAACGAGAAACATCTGTAAGAAATCGTGCTATTGGTTATTATCTCATCGAGTTAGGTTATTTGGAGTCTGCATTAGATTTGACGCTTGATACGTATTTTAAGCAATGTTCTATAGAAGTAACAACAGAAGATTTGGCCAAACTTGGTTTAGTTTTAGCTAATGATGGGATAGATCCTCAGACAGCCGAAGAAATCATTCCTAGAAATGTGGTTCGTCTAGCAAAAGCGCTCATGTTAACTTGTGGAATGTACGACGCTTCAGGGAAATTTGCTGCCTATGTTGGTATCCCAGCAAAAAGTGGGGTTTCAGGAGGGATTATTGCTACAGCTCCTCCAAGAGTTAGAAAAGAAACATTGCCTTTTATTGAAGGGTGTGGCATTGGTGTATATGGTCCTGCGTTGGATGACAAGGGCAATAGTATTGCAGGCATAAAATTATTAAAGCATATTGCAACCAAATGGGATTTAAGTGTTTTTTAG
- the mreBH gene encoding rod-share determining protein MreBH, translating into MFSTAEVGIDLGTANILIYTKSKGIVLNEPSVVAIDVNTKQVVAVGTEAKEMVGKTPQNIIPIRPLKDGVIADYDVTSQMLKAFLKKVSKQIGMSMRKPVVVVCTPSGSTTVERRAIHNAVSSYGAKQVHLIEEPIAAAIGADLPVDEPVANVVVDIGGGTSEVGIISFGGVVSCNSVRVGGDKMDEEIIHHIRKNYNILIGERTAENIKMEIGYAHQNHKEETMEIRGRDMVTGLPKTITITSKEVYLALKESLEQVLGAIRTTLENCPPELSGDIVDHGIVLTGGGALLQGMQEWLSHELIVPVHLAPNPLESVAIGTGRSLKMIHKLQKATK; encoded by the coding sequence ATGTTTTCTACTGCAGAAGTTGGAATTGATTTAGGAACCGCAAACATATTAATATACACGAAATCAAAAGGAATTGTATTAAATGAACCATCTGTTGTTGCTATTGATGTAAATACAAAACAAGTAGTGGCAGTAGGTACTGAGGCAAAAGAAATGGTCGGAAAAACACCACAGAATATCATTCCTATCCGCCCATTAAAAGACGGTGTGATTGCGGATTATGATGTTACCTCCCAAATGTTAAAAGCGTTTTTAAAAAAAGTAAGCAAGCAAATTGGTATGTCCATGCGTAAACCTGTTGTTGTCGTATGTACACCATCAGGAAGCACGACTGTAGAACGAAGAGCTATCCATAATGCAGTATCAAGCTACGGCGCAAAACAAGTTCACTTAATTGAAGAGCCAATCGCCGCTGCTATTGGAGCGGATTTACCTGTTGATGAGCCGGTCGCTAATGTGGTTGTTGACATTGGTGGAGGTACTTCGGAAGTCGGTATTATATCTTTTGGCGGCGTCGTGTCCTGCAATTCCGTTCGGGTTGGCGGAGATAAAATGGATGAAGAAATTATTCATCATATTCGCAAAAACTATAACATTCTTATTGGTGAGCGAACAGCAGAAAATATAAAAATGGAGATAGGTTATGCACATCAAAATCATAAAGAAGAAACGATGGAAATTCGCGGTCGTGATATGGTTACTGGCTTACCAAAGACGATTACCATTACTTCCAAGGAAGTTTATCTTGCTTTAAAAGAATCATTGGAACAAGTATTAGGAGCTATTCGTACAACATTAGAGAACTGCCCTCCTGAGTTAAGTGGTGATATTGTAGATCACGGCATTGTACTTACAGGAGGTGGAGCTTTGCTACAAGGTATGCAGGAGTGGTTATCTCATGAGTTGATTGTTCCTGTTCACCTAGCACCTAATCCTTTGGAGTCTGTTGCAATAGGAACAGGACGCTCTTTAAAAATGATTCATAAATTACAAAAAGCTACTAAATAA
- a CDS encoding acyl-CoA dehydrogenase family protein produces the protein MDFQFTEEQNMLRNTVRQFTDKEIMPYIADWDRKGKFDPAILEKLADLGLMGVCIPEKYGGSGMDYNALAIVCEELERGDTAFRTAVSVHTGLNSMTLLQWANEEQKLKYLVPQAKGVKIGAFGLTEPGAGSDVAAMDSTAYRQGDYYILNGQKTWISLCDKADNFIVFAYTKNRSKKHKGISAFIVEREWEGFSSQAIKGKLGIRSGNTGEIFFDHVKVPKENLLGEEGEGFKIAMSALDNGRFTVAAGAVGQIMACLEASVAYCHERSTFGKEIGKHQLVQQMLSNMEAGLQMSRLLVYRAGELKNAGKRNTRETSLAKWQACDFANKAADDAVQIHGAYGFSDEYPVERYLRNSKAPVIYEGTREIHTIMQAEYVLGYRNDKPLHKMLPAWEENESISIKK, from the coding sequence ATGGATTTTCAATTTACGGAAGAACAAAATATGTTACGTAATACGGTACGTCAATTTACAGATAAAGAGATTATGCCTTATATCGCCGATTGGGATCGAAAGGGGAAATTTGACCCAGCTATTTTAGAAAAGCTAGCTGATTTAGGATTAATGGGTGTATGCATACCAGAGAAATATGGTGGTAGTGGAATGGATTATAATGCACTTGCCATTGTTTGTGAAGAATTGGAACGCGGAGATACGGCATTTCGTACAGCTGTTTCTGTCCACACCGGTTTAAATAGCATGACGTTATTACAATGGGCAAATGAAGAGCAAAAACTGAAATACTTAGTCCCTCAAGCAAAAGGAGTAAAAATTGGCGCATTTGGACTAACAGAGCCTGGCGCGGGGTCAGATGTTGCTGCAATGGATTCAACCGCTTATCGCCAAGGCGACTACTATATTTTAAACGGGCAAAAAACGTGGATTTCCTTATGCGATAAAGCAGACAACTTTATTGTTTTCGCCTACACAAAAAATCGCTCAAAAAAACATAAAGGGATTTCAGCATTTATTGTAGAAAGAGAATGGGAAGGGTTTTCTTCACAAGCTATTAAAGGCAAACTGGGCATTCGTTCAGGGAATACAGGTGAGATCTTTTTTGACCACGTGAAAGTTCCAAAAGAAAATCTCCTTGGAGAAGAAGGAGAAGGGTTTAAAATTGCAATGTCAGCTTTAGATAACGGTAGATTTACAGTAGCAGCAGGCGCAGTAGGGCAAATTATGGCTTGTTTAGAAGCAAGTGTAGCTTATTGCCATGAACGATCCACCTTTGGTAAAGAAATAGGGAAACACCAGCTCGTACAACAAATGCTCTCCAACATGGAAGCTGGGCTACAAATGAGCCGCCTTCTCGTTTATCGTGCCGGAGAATTAAAAAATGCCGGGAAACGCAATACTCGTGAAACTTCTCTAGCTAAATGGCAAGCTTGTGATTTTGCAAATAAAGCTGCTGATGATGCTGTACAAATTCATGGTGCTTACGGGTTCTCTGATGAATACCCTGTTGAGCGTTATTTACGTAATTCAAAAGCACCAGTCATTTATGAAGGAACGAGAGAAATTCATACAATCATGCAAGCTGAATACGTACTTGGCTACCGTAATGATAAGCCACTTCATAAAATGCTGCCGGCTTGGGAAGAAAATGAAAGTATTTCCATTAAAAAGTGA
- a CDS encoding lysophospholipid acyltransferase family protein yields the protein MIRTIGIYLYASILVLGTFFKLQRAKKLQHELTKEEIFIQPSLVSKKVFQRTGSTIKVEGQEKLPEGPALFVSNHQGLFDILVLLGYLGKPVGFIAKKEIKKLPIISSWMELVHCVFMDRKDRRQSVRAIGQGIEYLKEGHSIVIFPEGTRSRGRQLHSFKPGSFRLAIKANVPIVPVVIDGTYHMLEEQGGKVSSSSVRLMIKDAITPDKYMEMKSNELATHIEEIIKKQLEINALGQDKEKEENQLLSAE from the coding sequence ATGATTCGTACGATAGGAATATACCTCTATGCTAGCATTTTAGTACTCGGAACATTTTTTAAATTGCAGAGAGCGAAAAAATTACAACATGAACTAACTAAAGAAGAAATTTTCATTCAACCAAGTCTTGTCTCGAAGAAGGTGTTTCAACGAACAGGGAGCACTATTAAAGTAGAAGGGCAAGAAAAACTTCCGGAAGGCCCAGCACTATTTGTTTCTAATCATCAAGGGTTGTTTGATATATTAGTGTTACTCGGTTATTTAGGGAAGCCAGTTGGATTTATAGCAAAAAAAGAGATTAAAAAACTACCCATTATTTCCTCTTGGATGGAGCTAGTTCATTGTGTGTTTATGGATCGTAAAGATCGTCGACAATCGGTTCGTGCTATCGGTCAAGGGATTGAGTATTTGAAAGAAGGGCACTCTATCGTTATTTTTCCTGAGGGGACCAGAAGCAGGGGGAGACAACTTCATTCCTTTAAACCTGGCAGCTTTCGTTTAGCAATAAAAGCGAACGTACCGATTGTACCTGTTGTGATAGACGGAACATATCATATGTTAGAGGAACAGGGTGGAAAAGTTTCCTCGTCATCTGTACGTCTTATGATTAAAGATGCTATTACTCCTGATAAATATATGGAGATGAAGAGTAACGAGTTAGCGACACATATAGAAGAAATAATTAAAAAGCAACTAGAAATAAATGCGTTAGGACAAGATAAAGAAAAAGAAGAAAATCAACTGTTATCAGCGGAATAA
- a CDS encoding NAD-dependent succinate-semialdehyde dehydrogenase: MLNTYTKSVFIDGEWQDINEKLAEVIYNPATGKAITSVAYAGAEETKQAIHAALQAFPIWSEKTGRERASFLYKASQLMLEDAERLGNILTMEQGKPLREAVGEVKGAAQFLLWYAEEASRNYGEWLPSSTNAKRLVVMSQPVGVIGAITPWNFPSSMITRKLAPALAAGCTAVLKPAPETPLSAIEIMKIFERAGLPKGVVNLVTGDAEAIGKQLLTHKEVRLLTFTGSTAVGKHLMRESAEHVKKLSLELGGHAPSIVFPDANLAKAASLVLASKFRNNGQTCICTNRLFVHESVVADFIQLLKQKISKFQIGDGLEDGTTIGPLINEQACKKVEGHVQNAVEKGAVIEYGGERWHKQGFSHCYFNPTILSNITEDMKIMHEETFGPVLPVQPFSDETEVITKANDTDYGLAAYVFTENTSTAIRVSEKLDYGIVGVNDVFPATPEAPFGGVKQSGLGKEGGHHGMEEFMEKKLISFGMN, encoded by the coding sequence ATGTTAAATACCTATACAAAAAGTGTTTTTATTGATGGCGAGTGGCAGGATATAAACGAAAAATTAGCGGAAGTTATTTATAATCCAGCTACTGGAAAAGCAATCACATCGGTTGCTTATGCAGGTGCAGAGGAAACAAAGCAAGCTATTCATGCAGCGTTACAAGCATTCCCTATATGGAGTGAAAAAACGGGAAGAGAACGTGCATCATTTCTTTATAAGGCTTCGCAACTGATGTTAGAAGACGCGGAGCGACTCGGAAACATATTGACAATGGAACAAGGTAAACCACTCCGTGAAGCAGTAGGAGAAGTAAAAGGAGCAGCGCAATTTTTATTATGGTACGCCGAAGAAGCAAGTAGAAATTACGGGGAATGGCTTCCTTCATCGACAAATGCGAAAAGACTCGTTGTCATGTCACAACCAGTTGGCGTGATTGGTGCTATAACCCCGTGGAACTTTCCATCTTCTATGATTACGCGAAAACTTGCACCCGCATTAGCTGCAGGATGTACGGCTGTACTTAAACCTGCACCGGAGACCCCATTATCTGCTATTGAAATTATGAAGATTTTTGAACGTGCGGGCTTACCAAAAGGCGTAGTAAACCTCGTAACAGGAGATGCAGAAGCAATTGGTAAACAATTACTTACACATAAAGAAGTTCGACTACTTACCTTTACAGGTTCAACAGCTGTCGGAAAGCATTTAATGCGGGAAAGTGCTGAGCATGTAAAGAAGCTTTCTTTAGAATTAGGCGGGCATGCACCAAGTATCGTTTTTCCCGATGCCAATTTAGCAAAAGCCGCTTCGCTTGTTTTGGCGAGCAAGTTCCGTAATAACGGGCAAACTTGCATATGTACAAATCGCCTGTTTGTCCATGAATCAGTGGTTGCTGATTTCATCCAGTTATTAAAACAAAAGATTTCCAAATTTCAAATTGGCGATGGTTTAGAAGATGGCACAACTATTGGCCCGTTAATTAATGAACAGGCATGCAAAAAAGTAGAAGGACATGTTCAAAATGCCGTTGAAAAAGGAGCAGTTATCGAATACGGGGGAGAGCGTTGGCATAAACAAGGATTTTCTCATTGTTATTTCAATCCAACCATCCTTTCTAACATAACAGAGGATATGAAGATTATGCATGAAGAAACGTTTGGACCTGTACTGCCAGTTCAACCGTTCTCTGATGAGACAGAAGTAATTACAAAGGCTAACGATACAGACTATGGTTTAGCCGCTTATGTTTTCACAGAAAATACAAGTACGGCTATTCGTGTATCCGAAAAGCTTGATTATGGTATCGTTGGTGTGAATGACGTATTCCCTGCAACACCTGAAGCACCATTTGGAGGTGTGAAACAATCTGGCTTGGGGAAAGAAGGCGGTCATCACGGGATGGAAGAATTTATGGAAAAGAAATTGATTTCTTTTGGTATGAATTAA
- a CDS encoding YihY/virulence factor BrkB family protein, giving the protein MVNTVLSFGKQLYQRMIKIDLFGLAAQLAYFFLLSLFPFLLFLVTLVGYLPMDELAVLDIISSYAPPQIVELISTNVTNLIRQQNGGLLSFGIIATLWASSNGVNALMRGFNYAYEVDENRSFIVSRLIAIIMTIAMIGIIIIALLLPIFGKLVGSYLFSFVGLSEGFIHVWEALRWVVSSVVFFIVFLALYKLAPNKRIYLKDAVPGALFATVAWQLVSLGFSYYVSNIGNYSATYGSLGTVIALMIWFYLSGIIILTGGLINAVIRKNKHVK; this is encoded by the coding sequence ATGGTAAATACAGTACTTTCTTTTGGAAAGCAGCTATATCAACGAATGATAAAGATAGACCTGTTTGGATTGGCTGCACAGTTAGCTTATTTCTTTTTGTTGTCACTGTTTCCATTTCTATTATTTTTAGTGACGCTTGTTGGTTATTTACCGATGGATGAGTTAGCTGTATTAGATATTATTTCTTCGTATGCTCCACCTCAGATTGTAGAGCTGATTTCAACAAATGTTACGAATTTAATTAGACAACAGAACGGTGGATTGCTTTCTTTTGGTATAATTGCCACACTATGGGCATCTTCTAATGGTGTAAACGCCTTAATGCGGGGTTTTAACTATGCGTATGAAGTAGATGAAAACCGTTCGTTTATTGTTTCAAGACTTATTGCTATTATAATGACAATAGCAATGATAGGAATTATAATTATCGCATTATTATTACCTATATTTGGTAAATTAGTTGGTTCTTATTTATTTTCATTTGTCGGTTTATCAGAAGGTTTTATTCATGTATGGGAAGCCTTGCGTTGGGTTGTTTCGTCAGTTGTTTTCTTTATTGTCTTTCTTGCATTATATAAGCTTGCACCGAACAAACGAATCTATTTAAAGGATGCAGTGCCAGGAGCTTTGTTTGCTACAGTAGCATGGCAACTAGTTTCATTAGGTTTTTCTTACTATGTGAGTAATATTGGTAATTATTCAGCAACATATGGCAGTCTCGGAACTGTCATTGCACTCATGATTTGGTTTTATTTATCAGGGATCATTATCCTAACTGGCGGTCTAATAAATGCTGTCATTCGAAAAAACAAACATGTAAAATAA
- a CDS encoding CaiB/BaiF CoA transferase family protein translates to MAGALEHIRVLDLSRVLAGPYCTMIMGDLGAEIIKVEAPGGSDETRKWGPPFQEEVSAYYLCANRNKKSITLDLKSASGAEKIKQLIKESDVIIHNFKTGTMERFGLSYHTLSSINPKLIYCSITGFGETGPFKDLPGYDFIIQAMSGLMSITGDEQTGPQKMGVAITDVLTGMYATIGIQAALLERSKSKQGQKLDIALYDAAVSALVNIGSNYFMSGEIPSQLGNQHANIVPYQTFHTKDGEMVIAAGNDRQFQMLCDILGAASLKTDPKFKTNPDRVANRNELVPLLQQLFLQQPTAYWLKECRQQSIPCGPIQNMAEVARDSQLLARDMFVQMKHPTAGEIHLIGSPLKLSRTPVSYRYHPPNAGEHNQMILND, encoded by the coding sequence ATGGCAGGAGCTTTAGAACATATTCGTGTTCTAGATTTATCTAGAGTATTGGCAGGGCCATATTGCACCATGATTATGGGCGATTTAGGTGCAGAAATTATTAAAGTGGAAGCGCCTGGTGGAAGTGATGAAACACGCAAATGGGGGCCTCCTTTTCAAGAAGAAGTGAGTGCATATTATTTATGTGCAAATCGTAATAAGAAAAGTATTACTCTCGACCTAAAATCGGCATCGGGTGCGGAAAAAATTAAACAACTGATTAAAGAGAGCGACGTTATCATTCATAATTTTAAAACAGGTACAATGGAGCGTTTTGGACTAAGTTATCACACATTATCCTCCATTAACCCTAAATTAATTTATTGTTCGATTACTGGTTTTGGGGAAACAGGACCCTTTAAAGATTTGCCTGGTTACGATTTTATTATTCAAGCTATGAGTGGACTGATGAGCATTACTGGCGATGAACAAACAGGACCACAAAAAATGGGAGTTGCGATCACAGATGTTTTAACGGGTATGTATGCAACGATAGGCATACAAGCTGCTTTACTAGAAAGATCTAAATCCAAGCAAGGTCAAAAATTAGATATTGCCTTATATGATGCAGCTGTTAGTGCACTCGTCAATATTGGAAGCAACTATTTCATGTCTGGAGAAATACCCTCACAGCTCGGTAATCAGCATGCGAACATCGTTCCTTATCAGACGTTTCATACAAAAGATGGAGAAATGGTCATAGCCGCTGGAAATGACCGACAGTTTCAGATGTTATGCGATATTCTTGGTGCTGCTTCTTTAAAAACAGATCCTAAATTTAAAACCAACCCTGATCGTGTAGCGAACAGAAACGAATTAGTACCACTACTACAGCAGTTGTTTTTACAACAACCAACGGCTTATTGGCTAAAAGAATGCAGACAGCAATCTATTCCATGTGGCCCTATTCAAAATATGGCTGAGGTAGCAAGAGATTCACAGTTATTAGCTAGAGACATGTTTGTTCAAATGAAGCATCCAACCGCTGGAGAAATTCATTTAATTGGAAGCCCGTTAAAGCTATCGCGTACACCTGTATCGTATCGATATCACCCACCAAATGCGGGGGAACATAATCAAATGATTTTAAATGATTAA
- a CDS encoding DUF3870 domain-containing protein: MNTVFIAGHARLPSGMAAQSMYETLTITAEIDRKYAVIVTASCTLATDHGKEFVQHLLRGHSLQDGIDKPVEMIKAHYLGKAGNALASALKDLYKQYEARKQG; encoded by the coding sequence TTGAATACGGTTTTTATTGCTGGACATGCGCGTCTGCCTTCAGGAATGGCGGCACAAAGTATGTATGAGACATTAACAATTACCGCTGAAATTGATAGAAAGTATGCAGTGATCGTTACAGCTAGTTGTACACTTGCTACCGATCATGGAAAAGAATTTGTGCAACATTTGCTTCGTGGTCATAGTTTGCAGGATGGAATTGACAAGCCAGTAGAAATGATAAAGGCGCATTATTTAGGGAAAGCAGGGAACGCCCTTGCATCTGCTTTGAAAGATTTATACAAACAATATGAGGCTAGAAAACAAGGGTGA